The following proteins come from a genomic window of Palaemon carinicauda isolate YSFRI2023 chromosome 12, ASM3689809v2, whole genome shotgun sequence:
- the LOC137650833 gene encoding uncharacterized protein, whose protein sequence is MNKRWRTSVMGTKVMRGADLGTSHELLLSNICIKFRTDRGRNQELVRYKLDKLKNEEMKTALKVRVGGRFEPLIGLETTEEKWCRGRDMIREEAESILERRRRAKQQWVTEELLDACRERRKAKKTKNEDASHENKASFRQKQAFDSIWREGMIRILKDWGLEPEILETIKRLYERTSTMQMERWKEQLKTESQVARNHLEG, encoded by the exons atgaaTAAGAGATGGagaacatcagtgatgggaacaaaagtgatgaggggagcagacttaggaacatcacatgaactactactttcaaacatctgCATCAAATTTCGGACAGATAGAgggagaaatcaagaactagtgagGTATAAACTGGATAAGCTGAAGAATGAGGAAATGAAAACTGCCTTAAAAGtgagagtaggaggacgttttgaaccactaataggactcgaaacaacagaggaaaagtggtgtcggggacgagacatGATCAGAGAGGAAGCAGAGAGTATTTTggaaaggagaaggagagcaaaacaacagtgggtcacagaggaattATTAGATGCATGCCGAGAGAGGAGAAAAGCAAAAAAGACTAAGAATGAAGACGCTtcccacgaaaacaaagcaagttttAGACAAAA acaagcgtttgactccatatggagggaaggaatgattaggattttgaaagaTTGGGGATTAGAACCAGAAATACTGGAAACCATaaagagattgtatgaaaggacatcaacTATG cagatggaaagatggaaagagcaactCAAGAcagaatctcaagtggccagaaaccatttggaaggctaa